Proteins found in one Arachis stenosperma cultivar V10309 chromosome 8, arast.V10309.gnm1.PFL2, whole genome shotgun sequence genomic segment:
- the LOC130944652 gene encoding HMG1/2-like protein, with protein MKGAKSKAESKRGDAKLAVNKKGTPATKGGRKTGKGKAAKDPNKPKRPPSAFFVFMEEFRKQFNKDHPENKAVSAVGKAAGAKWKQMSDAEKAPYVAKSEKRKQDYEKNMRAYNKKQAEGPTGGDEEESDKSISEVNDEDDDEEGSGEEDDDE; from the exons ATGAAAGGTGCAAAGTCCAAAGCCGAATCCAAGAGAGGCGATGCCAA GCTTGCCGTGAATAAGAAAGGAACTCCGGCCACGAAGGGCGGTAGGAAAACCGGCAAGGGAAAAGCCGCCAAAGACCCTAACAAGCCAAAGAGGCCACCGAGTGCTTTCTTCGTTTTcat GGAAGAATTTAGGAAACAGTTCAACAAGGATCATCCTGAAAACAAAGCAGTATCTGCT GTGGGCAAGGCTGCTGGAGCTAAATGGAAACAAATGTCTGATGCT GAAAAAGCACCTTATGTGGCAAAATCAGAGAAACGAAAGCAGGACTATGAGAAGAACATGAGAGCCTACAACAAAAAACAG GCTGAAGGTCCTACTGGTGGAGATGAAGAGGAATCAGACAAGTCAATATCCGAGGTcaatgatgaagatgatgatgaggaaggaAGCGGCGAG GAAGACGATGACGAGTAG
- the LOC130944651 gene encoding putative 12-oxophytodienoate reductase-like protein 1 has protein sequence MVSLEEENETVKQRITQGMPLLTPYNMGRFNLSHRVVLAPLTRTRSYNFVAQPHAALYYSQRTTKGGFLIGEASGISETAQGYPNTPGIWTREQVEAWKPIVKAVHEKGGIFFCQLWHAGRVSNYGYQPNGEAPISCTDKAIQKEGFSRYPPPRRLRTDEIPHIVNHFVVAARNAMEAGFDGVEIHGANGYLLDQFLKDKVNDRDDEYGGTLENRCRFPLQVAEEVAKEIGADKVGFRLSPFSDYCDCGDSDPLALGIHMAKSLGQLDILYCHVIEPRMVTMLEKSDTAKESLLPIRKAFNGTFIVAGGYNRSDGNKVLASGGADLVAYGRLFLANPDLPKRFEFDAELNKADRSTFYTHDPVVGYTDYPFLEDHQPNGK, from the exons ATGGTATCATTAGAAGAAGAGAATGAGACTGTGAAGCAGAGAATCACACAAGGGATGCCACTGCTCACTCCATACAACATGGGaagattcaatctctctcacaG GGTAGTTTTAGCACCATTAACAAGAACAAGGTCCTACAACTTTGTGGCTCAGCCGCATGCTGCTCTTTACTATTCTCAAAGAACGACGAAAGGTGGCTTTTTGATTGGAGAAGCTTCGGGAATATCAGAAACTGCACAAGG gtaCCCAAATACTCCCGGCATTTGGACAAGAGAGCAGGTGGAAGCATGGAAACCAATAGTGAAAGCCGTTCATGAGAAAGGAGGAATATTCTTTTGCCAACTATGGCATGCTGGAAGAGTCTCCAATTatg GTTACCAGCCAAATGGGGAGGCCCCAATTTCATGCACAGACAAAGCTATTCAAAAGGAGGGATTCAGCAGGTACCCACCTCCTCGCCGCCTTAGAACTGATGAGATCCCTCACATTGTCAATCACTTCGTAGTGGCAGCCAGAAATGCCATGGAAGCTG GTTTTGATGGGGTAGAGATACATGGAGCGAATGGGTACTTGCTTGATCAGTTTTTAAAGGACAAGGTCAACGACAGAGATGACGAGTACGGAGGAACCTTAGAAAATCGTTGTCGGTTCCCACTGCAAGTGGCGGAGGAAGTAGCCAAAGAGATCGGAGCTGACAAGGTTGGTTTTAGGCTCTCCCCATTTTCAGATTACTGCGACTGTGGGGACTCTGACCCACTAGCATTGGGCATCCACATGGCCAAGTCACTGGGCCAATTGGACATACTTTATTGCCACGTCATTGAGCCCAGGATGGTCACAATGCTTGAAAAGTCTGACACCGCAAAGGAGTCGCTTTTGCCGATTAGAAAGGCCTTCAACGGAACCTTCATTGTTGCTGGTGGCTACAATAGGAGTGATGGGAACAAGGTCTTAGCAAGTGGTGGTGCTGATTTGGTGGCGTATGGACGCCTCTTCTTGGCAAACCCTGATTTGCCAAAGAGGTTTGAATTTGATGCTGAATTGAATAAGGCTGATAGAAGCACTTTCTACACACATGATCCTGTGGTTGGATACACTGACTATCCATTTCTTGAAGATCATCAACCAAACGGAAAGTAG